The Lutibacter profundi genome includes a region encoding these proteins:
- the hutH gene encoding histidine ammonia-lyase — protein MSNTHFIDSKIVDFNLLNEIVFQGKKLKLSKEAITKIENCRTYLDEKITNNTSPIYGINTGFGSLCNVKIDNDNLQKLQENLVMSHACGTGSIVPKSIVKLMLFLKIQSLSYGHSGVQLKTVNRLIDFYNNNIIPVVYTQGSLGASGDLAPLAHLALPLIGKGEVYFNNELISGEEILKKFNWEIIKLKSKEGLALLNGTQFMNAYGVSLILKSYKLSYLADLIGTISLEAFDGRIEPFNELIHFIRPHNGQIKTARRINEFLKESKLINQPKEHVQDPYSFRCMPQVHGATKDALAFCKKTFLTEINSVTDNPNIFVEADKIISGGNFHGQPLALAFDFLSIAMAELGNISERRTFQLVSGLRGLPPFLVKNPGLNSGFMIPQYTAASIVSQNKQLATPASIDSIVSSNGQEDHVSMGANAATKAKQIVDNIETILAIELLNASQAIYFRAPKKSSPFIESFLKQYKSEVAFIENDTVLNLEIKKTIQFLQNLTIDTEELF, from the coding sequence ATGAGTAACACACATTTTATTGATTCAAAAATTGTAGATTTTAACCTTTTAAATGAGATAGTTTTTCAGGGGAAAAAATTAAAACTTTCAAAAGAAGCTATTACAAAGATTGAAAATTGCCGTACTTACTTAGATGAAAAAATAACAAATAACACCTCGCCTATTTATGGAATAAATACTGGATTTGGATCTTTATGTAATGTGAAAATTGACAATGATAATCTGCAAAAATTACAAGAAAACTTGGTGATGAGCCATGCATGTGGAACAGGAAGTATTGTGCCAAAAAGTATTGTTAAACTAATGCTTTTTCTTAAAATTCAGTCTTTAAGTTACGGTCATTCTGGTGTACAACTAAAAACTGTTAATCGCTTAATTGATTTTTATAATAATAATATTATCCCTGTTGTTTATACCCAAGGATCTTTAGGAGCATCGGGAGATTTAGCTCCGCTAGCTCACTTAGCATTACCACTAATTGGGAAAGGCGAGGTTTATTTTAATAATGAATTAATTTCAGGCGAAGAAATTTTAAAGAAATTTAATTGGGAGATTATCAAGCTAAAATCAAAAGAAGGTTTAGCTCTTTTAAATGGTACCCAATTTATGAACGCATATGGTGTTTCTTTAATTTTAAAATCTTATAAACTATCCTATTTAGCTGACTTGATAGGAACTATTTCTTTGGAAGCATTTGATGGAAGAATAGAGCCTTTTAATGAATTAATCCATTTTATTAGACCTCACAATGGACAAATAAAGACTGCCAGAAGAATAAATGAATTTTTAAAGGAAAGCAAACTAATTAACCAACCTAAAGAGCATGTGCAAGATCCGTATTCTTTTAGATGTATGCCTCAGGTTCATGGCGCAACCAAAGATGCTTTAGCATTTTGTAAAAAAACATTTTTAACTGAAATTAATTCAGTAACCGACAATCCAAATATTTTTGTTGAAGCTGACAAAATAATTTCAGGAGGTAATTTTCATGGACAACCTTTAGCTTTAGCTTTTGATTTTTTAAGTATAGCAATGGCTGAACTGGGAAATATCTCTGAAAGAAGAACTTTTCAACTTGTTTCAGGTTTAAGAGGTTTACCGCCATTTTTAGTAAAAAACCCTGGGTTAAACAGTGGTTTTATGATTCCTCAATATACTGCGGCTAGTATTGTAAGTCAAAACAAGCAGTTGGCTACCCCTGCTTCAATTGACTCAATAGTTTCAAGTAATGGACAAGAAGACCATGTAAGTATGGGAGCAAATGCAGCTACAAAGGCAAAACAAATTGTTGATAATATTGAAACTATTTTGGCTATTGAATTATTGAATGCTTCACAAGCAATTTATTTTAGAGCTCCTAAAAAATCATCGCCTTTTATAGAATCATTTTTAAAACAGTATAAAAGCGAAGTTGCCTTTATAGAAAATGATACAGTTTTAAATTTAGAAATAAAGAAAACAATCCAATTTTTACAAAACTTAACCATTGATACTGAAGAGTTATTTTAA
- a CDS encoding TonB-dependent receptor, producing the protein MKTIYKLSVVLLFFSISINAQKDTIKLKEVSITSNRISLPFSKTSRTITLIRANDIIESSAKNIEDLLQTVAGIDVRRRGIDGMQSDLYIRGGNFNQTLVLIDGIKMDDIQTGHHTMNAILPLESIERIEIIKGPAARIYGQNAFTGAINIVTKKITNDALNLSMGYGSYNNKKTITSLSQKFKNGVTFLVLNYQKSDGYRFNTDFENTSVFFKSNFKKYSLITSFTQRKFGANGFYASPNFKNQYEETQTSLVGVSSSYKLKNFILKPKLYWRRNQDMYLFLRENPSYFRNLHISNKIGAETSMVFNSNFGKTGIGIDVSRTFLVSNNLGNHNRTAITGFLEQRFELFNDIVDVTPGFSISYYSDFKTNIFPGIDIGYRISEKFKLYGNIGYTYRVPTFTDMFYIGPTTQGNKNLKPESALSEELGFKYTTTKVQFNVALFKRTSDNLIDWTKENEEDKWETRNFSEVLTQGFETTINYNFKIRKYYQKITMSYSFIEDNIKDNNVQFTRYSLNSIKHQFNSNIHFKLNATLSQNISYKYVERTDGVSYSVVDAKFLVSIKNNIEFSVVANNIFNTIYTETNLVPMPKGNIMFSAKYAIY; encoded by the coding sequence TTAAATTAAAAGAGGTTTCTATTACATCAAATAGAATTTCTTTGCCTTTTTCTAAAACATCCCGTACAATTACTCTTATTAGAGCTAATGATATAATTGAATCTTCAGCAAAAAACATTGAAGATTTACTGCAAACTGTCGCAGGAATTGATGTTAGACGTAGAGGAATTGATGGTATGCAGTCTGATTTATATATAAGAGGTGGAAATTTTAATCAAACATTGGTGTTGATTGATGGTATAAAAATGGATGATATTCAGACAGGGCATCATACTATGAATGCAATTTTACCACTAGAGAGTATAGAAAGAATAGAAATTATTAAAGGGCCAGCAGCTCGTATTTATGGTCAAAATGCCTTTACGGGCGCAATAAACATTGTTACTAAAAAAATAACAAATGATGCTTTAAATTTAAGTATGGGATATGGCTCCTATAATAATAAAAAAACAATTACTTCATTAAGCCAAAAATTTAAAAATGGAGTTACTTTTTTAGTGCTTAATTATCAAAAATCTGATGGATATAGATTTAATACAGATTTTGAAAATACCTCAGTCTTTTTTAAATCAAACTTTAAAAAATATAGTTTAATAACTTCATTTACCCAACGAAAATTTGGTGCAAATGGATTTTACGCAAGTCCGAATTTTAAAAATCAGTATGAAGAAACACAAACGAGCCTAGTTGGTGTGTCTTCCTCTTATAAATTGAAAAACTTTATACTAAAACCAAAATTATATTGGAGAAGAAATCAAGATATGTATTTGTTTTTGCGTGAAAATCCATCCTATTTTAGGAATTTACATATCTCTAATAAAATTGGAGCTGAAACGAGTATGGTTTTTAATTCTAATTTTGGGAAAACAGGTATAGGAATTGATGTGTCAAGAACATTTTTAGTTAGTAATAATTTAGGTAATCATAACCGTACAGCCATTACAGGTTTTTTAGAACAACGGTTTGAATTATTTAATGATATAGTAGATGTAACACCGGGCTTTTCAATAAGTTATTATTCTGATTTTAAAACAAATATTTTCCCAGGTATTGACATAGGTTATCGTATATCTGAAAAATTTAAGTTATATGGAAATATTGGATATACTTATAGAGTACCTACGTTTACAGATATGTTTTATATTGGACCTACAACTCAAGGAAATAAAAACCTAAAGCCTGAGTCTGCTTTGTCAGAAGAACTAGGATTTAAATATACAACTACAAAAGTACAATTTAATGTTGCTCTTTTTAAAAGGACATCAGATAACTTAATTGATTGGACTAAGGAAAATGAGGAAGATAAATGGGAGACGAGAAACTTTAGTGAAGTACTAACACAAGGGTTTGAAACCACAATTAATTATAATTTTAAAATTAGAAAGTATTATCAAAAAATAACGATGAGTTATAGTTTTATTGAAGATAATATTAAAGACAATAATGTACAATTTACACGCTATTCTTTAAATAGTATAAAGCATCAATTCAATTCAAACATTCATTTTAAATTAAATGCCACCCTAAGTCAAAATATATCTTATAAATATGTTGAGAGAACGGATGGAGTGAGTTATAGTGTTGTAGATGCAAAATTTTTGGTAAGTATTAAAAACAATATTGAATTTTCTGTAGTAGCTAATAACATCTTCAATACTATTTATACAGAAACTAATTTAGTGCCAATGCCAAAAGGAAATATTATGTTTAGTGCAAAATATGCTATATATTAA
- a CDS encoding bifunctional ADP-dependent NAD(P)H-hydrate dehydratase/NAD(P)H-hydrate epimerase, translating into MYILSSKQLAQVDKATIKNKAITSIDLMEHAATLCFQWLHTRLQGQNIKIHVFCGIGNNGGDGLVIARHLFQHGYNVNCYIVNFSDKRTDEFLTNYDRLKEIGEWPTVINNETNFPKISFEDIVIDAIFGNGLSRSPEGFTKKLIQYINNTKVFTLAIDMPSGLFGDKSVTKKDAILKAGHILSFQTPKLAFLLSENKEFVNTWEIIDIGLDEESINNLQPKINFTTKSEIIPLYKPKDKWSHKGTFGHSLIIGGSFGKIGAITLTSKATLKIGSGLVTAYVPKCGYNILQIAIPEVMVEVDDDKLLTYFNFKTKPSVIGIGPGMGTAEKTALGYEKFIKENKLPLVIDADGINILAQNKTLLKYLPKNTVLTPHPKELERLIGTWKNDYEKLTIAKQFSKNYNIILVIKGTYTVIIDNEFMYFNSTGNPALATAGSGDILTGIITGLIAQGYKPKYAAIFGVYLHGKTADIAIQETSYETFTASSILEYLPDAILDLFNQEQINEVGNEENESTT; encoded by the coding sequence ATGTATATTCTATCTTCCAAGCAACTAGCTCAAGTTGATAAGGCAACTATTAAGAATAAAGCAATAACTTCTATTGATTTAATGGAACATGCTGCCACTCTTTGTTTTCAATGGCTTCACACACGTTTACAAGGGCAAAATATTAAAATTCACGTATTCTGTGGTATAGGAAATAATGGCGGTGATGGTTTAGTAATTGCACGACATTTATTCCAACACGGATACAATGTAAATTGCTATATCGTTAATTTTAGCGACAAAAGAACTGATGAATTTTTGACTAATTATGATAGGCTGAAAGAAATTGGCGAATGGCCAACCGTTATAAATAATGAAACTAATTTTCCTAAAATTTCTTTTGAAGATATTGTTATTGATGCAATTTTTGGAAATGGACTATCGAGAAGCCCAGAAGGATTTACAAAAAAATTAATTCAATATATCAATAACACAAAAGTTTTTACACTTGCAATTGATATGCCTTCAGGTTTATTTGGAGATAAATCGGTTACCAAAAAAGATGCTATTTTAAAAGCAGGTCATATACTTTCGTTTCAAACACCAAAACTAGCATTTTTATTATCTGAAAATAAAGAGTTTGTTAATACTTGGGAAATAATTGATATTGGTTTAGATGAAGAATCTATAAATAACTTACAGCCTAAAATTAATTTTACTACAAAAAGTGAAATTATACCATTATACAAACCTAAAGATAAATGGTCTCACAAAGGTACTTTTGGACATTCCCTTATAATTGGTGGTAGCTTTGGCAAAATTGGAGCTATTACCTTAACTTCAAAAGCTACACTTAAAATTGGAAGTGGGCTAGTTACTGCCTATGTACCAAAATGTGGTTATAATATTTTACAAATTGCAATACCAGAGGTAATGGTAGAAGTAGATGATGATAAATTACTAACTTATTTCAATTTTAAAACTAAACCATCTGTTATTGGCATAGGCCCAGGAATGGGAACTGCTGAAAAAACAGCTTTAGGATATGAGAAATTCATTAAAGAAAATAAACTCCCATTAGTGATAGATGCTGATGGTATAAATATATTAGCACAAAATAAAACATTACTTAAATACTTACCAAAAAACACTGTTTTAACACCACACCCTAAAGAATTAGAACGACTTATTGGGACTTGGAAAAATGACTATGAAAAATTAACTATTGCCAAACAGTTTTCTAAAAATTACAATATAATTTTAGTTATAAAAGGTACTTATACCGTTATAATTGATAATGAATTTATGTATTTCAACTCAACAGGAAATCCTGCGCTTGCTACTGCCGGAAGTGGAGATATTTTAACTGGAATAATTACGGGCTTAATTGCTCAGGGATACAAACCTAAATACGCCGCAATATTTGGAGTGTACTTACATGGTAAAACTGCAGATATTGCTATACAAGAAACTAGTTATGAAACATTTACTGCCAGTTCTATATTAGAGTATTTACCTGATGCAATTTTAGATTTATTCAATCAAGAACAGATTAATGAAGTTGGAAACGAAGAGAACGAATCCACAACATAA
- a CDS encoding TlpA family protein disulfide reductase, producing MNRILVIITIITVISCKQETPVDYVVVHGKITNKSKELTLNSRDKSIKEVIRVADDGSFSDTLFLNTNTYILFDGKNRVLLYLEKGNNINISFDTNDFENTLTLSGKGSAVNNYLLAKEKVEKQIIGSGTEVYLLGENDYRTRFNKLKTALEKLIKAEKGISDDFKIKELRNINYAYLNKLNIYEMYHAHYAKMPEFKISDDFLIDLENLDFTNEEDFMYSSDYKNLIGSNNYKKARELAERDSISVDIAFLKIVGIIPNETIKNSLLFDKARYGITYTDDLETFYKTFISNSTNIENNKQITESYKKLKTVAKGEPSPKFENYENFAGGTTSLEDLRGKFVYVDVWATWCGPCKREIPFLKELEGKYRNKNIEFVSISVDKAADHDKWQKMVKEKELKGIQLFSDKDWNSNFVKEYSIKGIPRFILIDPEGKIVNSNAPRPSNSKLIDLFNELKIE from the coding sequence ATGAATAGAATATTGGTAATTATTACTATAATTACAGTGATTTCTTGCAAGCAAGAAACACCTGTAGATTATGTTGTTGTTCATGGTAAAATTACAAATAAAAGTAAAGAACTTACCTTAAATAGTAGAGATAAATCTATTAAAGAAGTAATTAGAGTTGCTGATGACGGTAGTTTTTCAGATACTCTTTTTTTAAATACAAATACATATATACTTTTTGACGGGAAAAATAGGGTGTTATTGTACCTAGAAAAAGGTAATAATATCAATATTTCTTTTGATACAAATGATTTTGAAAATACACTAACTTTATCTGGAAAAGGATCAGCAGTCAATAATTATTTATTAGCAAAAGAAAAAGTAGAAAAACAAATAATAGGATCTGGGACTGAAGTTTATTTATTGGGAGAAAATGATTATAGAACAAGATTTAATAAACTTAAAACTGCTTTAGAAAAACTAATTAAAGCTGAAAAAGGTATTTCTGATGATTTTAAAATAAAGGAATTAAGAAATATTAATTATGCTTATCTAAACAAGTTAAATATTTATGAAATGTATCATGCGCATTATGCGAAAATGCCAGAATTTAAAATTTCAGATGACTTTTTAATTGATTTGGAGAACCTTGATTTTACAAATGAAGAAGATTTTATGTATTCTTCTGATTATAAAAACTTAATTGGATCAAATAATTACAAAAAAGCTAGAGAACTTGCTGAAAGAGATAGTATTTCTGTAGACATTGCTTTTTTAAAAATAGTTGGAATAATACCCAATGAAACAATAAAAAACAGTTTGCTTTTTGATAAGGCTAGGTATGGAATTACATATACAGATGACTTAGAAACATTTTATAAAACCTTTATTTCAAATTCCACGAATATTGAAAATAATAAACAAATAACAGAAAGTTATAAGAAATTAAAAACAGTAGCAAAAGGAGAGCCTTCTCCAAAATTTGAAAATTATGAAAATTTTGCTGGAGGAACTACATCGTTAGAAGATTTAAGAGGTAAGTTTGTTTATGTTGATGTTTGGGCAACATGGTGTGGCCCTTGTAAGAGAGAAATACCATTTTTAAAAGAACTTGAAGGTAAATATCGCAATAAGAATATTGAATTTGTGAGTATTTCTGTTGACAAGGCTGCTGACCATGATAAGTGGCAAAAAATGGTGAAAGAAAAAGAGTTAAAAGGAATTCAATTATTCTCGGATAAAGATTGGAACTCTAATTTTGTAAAAGAATATTCAATTAAAGGGATTCCAAGATTTATTTTAATAGATCCCGAAGGGAAAATTGTAAACTCTAATGCACCAAGACCGTCTAATAGTAAACTAATTGATTTATTTAACGAATTAAAAATAGAATAA
- a CDS encoding DUF962 domain-containing protein, with product MEERIKTFEEFYPFYLKQHSNKICRLLHIIGTTFVLAMTLTAVLYLNPYWLLFVPIVGYGFAWVGHFFFEKNKPATFKYPLWSLRSDFKMYFEFFSGKITLNSEKD from the coding sequence ATGGAAGAAAGAATAAAAACATTTGAAGAGTTCTACCCTTTTTATTTAAAACAACACAGTAATAAAATTTGTAGATTATTACATATTATAGGAACAACTTTTGTTTTGGCTATGACTTTAACCGCTGTTCTATATTTAAATCCCTATTGGCTATTATTTGTTCCAATTGTAGGTTATGGATTTGCTTGGGTTGGCCACTTCTTTTTTGAAAAAAATAAACCAGCCACATTTAAGTATCCATTGTGGAGTTTACGATCTGATTTTAAAATGTATTTTGAATTTTTTTCAGGAAAAATAACATTAAATTCTGAAAAAGATTGA
- a CDS encoding acetyl-CoA carboxylase carboxyltransferase subunit alpha encodes MEYLDFELPIKELEEQLNKCELIGKESDVDMTESCKNIETKLLKTKKEIYKNLTAWQRVQLSRHPNRPYTLDHINSLAGNTFMELHGDRTVKDDKAMVGGLGKIGDQSFMFIGQQKGYNTKTRQYRNFGMSNPEGYRKALRLMKMAEKFNIPVVTLLDTPGAYPGLEAEERGQGEAIARNILEMTKLKTPIITIVIGEGASGGALGIGVGDKVYMMENTWYSVISPESCSSILWRSWEHKEEAAEALKLTAEDMKKQKLIDGIIKEPLGGAHYNREKAFKEVEKTILKAYKELKDLTPKELVKNRMEKYANMGVFKG; translated from the coding sequence ATGGAATATCTAGATTTTGAATTACCAATAAAAGAGTTAGAAGAGCAACTTAATAAATGTGAGTTAATTGGTAAAGAAAGTGATGTTGATATGACTGAAAGTTGTAAAAACATTGAAACTAAATTATTAAAAACAAAAAAAGAAATTTATAAAAATTTAACTGCTTGGCAGAGAGTACAGCTATCTCGTCACCCTAACAGACCATACACTTTAGATCATATCAATTCACTTGCCGGTAATACTTTTATGGAACTACACGGAGATAGAACGGTAAAAGACGACAAAGCAATGGTTGGTGGTTTAGGTAAAATTGGAGATCAATCATTTATGTTTATTGGCCAACAAAAAGGATATAATACCAAAACCCGCCAATATAGAAATTTTGGAATGTCAAACCCAGAAGGTTATAGAAAAGCACTACGTTTAATGAAAATGGCTGAAAAATTTAATATTCCAGTTGTAACATTATTAGATACACCTGGAGCCTATCCTGGTTTAGAAGCAGAAGAACGTGGGCAAGGTGAGGCTATTGCTCGTAACATTTTAGAAATGACAAAACTAAAAACACCTATTATAACCATTGTAATTGGCGAAGGTGCTTCAGGAGGAGCATTGGGTATTGGGGTTGGTGATAAAGTATATATGATGGAGAATACTTGGTATTCTGTTATATCTCCTGAATCTTGCTCATCTATTTTATGGAGAAGTTGGGAACACAAAGAAGAAGCTGCTGAAGCTCTTAAGTTGACAGCTGAGGATATGAAAAAACAAAAATTGATTGATGGTATTATTAAAGAACCATTAGGAGGAGCACATTATAATCGTGAAAAAGCATTTAAAGAAGTTGAAAAAACCATCTTAAAAGCATATAAAGAACTAAAAGATCTAACACCAAAAGAACTGGTAAAAAATAGGATGGAAAAATATGCAAATATGGGTGTTTTTAAAGGATAA
- a CDS encoding peroxiredoxin-like family protein — protein sequence MIRIVFITLFQLLFVVEASSQIDNNYLKVGDKAPVIRGIDQFNSEINSNKILQNKKILLLFYRGNWCPYCKKHLASLQENLEKFIKNGVFVIVVTPEKVEKIKETTSKFNSKFSIIHDFNNKIMNDYKVAFKVTKENVPKYFEFTLKRVREYNEKENNVLPVPATYMIDKNHRISYVHYDSDYKKRANLTEILNKIE from the coding sequence ATGATAAGAATTGTATTTATAACACTTTTTCAGTTATTATTTGTAGTTGAAGCTTCATCACAAATAGATAATAATTATTTAAAAGTTGGAGATAAAGCACCTGTAATTAGAGGGATTGATCAATTTAATTCTGAAATTAATTCCAATAAAATTTTACAAAACAAAAAAATATTATTACTGTTTTATAGGGGTAATTGGTGTCCATATTGTAAAAAGCATTTAGCTAGTTTACAGGAGAATCTAGAAAAATTTATAAAAAATGGAGTATTTGTTATTGTAGTTACTCCTGAAAAAGTTGAAAAGATTAAAGAAACTACAAGTAAATTTAATTCCAAGTTTTCAATCATTCATGATTTTAATAATAAAATTATGAATGATTATAAAGTAGCTTTTAAAGTTACTAAAGAGAATGTTCCTAAATATTTTGAATTTACCCTCAAAAGAGTTCGTGAATATAATGAAAAAGAAAATAATGTACTACCTGTGCCAGCTACTTACATGATAGATAAAAACCATAGAATAAGTTATGTTCATTATGATTCCGACTATAAAAAAAGAGCTAATTTAACTGAAATCTTAAACAAAATAGAATAG
- a CDS encoding DMT family transporter — MPKTKLKNYLLLHLLVFIWGFTAILGALISINAIPLVWYRMFFAVIFVLFFILLTKKSLKISLKSLLKFLFTGIIIALHWIAFFSAIKIANVSIALVAMSTGALFASLIEPLFFKRQLNYLELFFGMLVIIGLYIIFNVEKQYTLGIIYALIASFLSALFTVLNGLYVKKHEAEVITFYQLFFGVVFITIYILLSSTFTIEDFYLSISDVVYLLILSSICTAYAFVVSVKIMKFLTPYTVMLTVNLEPVYGIILAVLIFGDKEKMNPQFYIGALLIIATVIINGALKNKKNT, encoded by the coding sequence ATGCCAAAAACTAAATTAAAAAATTATTTACTTCTCCATTTATTAGTTTTTATATGGGGATTTACTGCAATTTTAGGTGCTTTAATAAGTATTAATGCAATTCCGCTAGTATGGTATCGTATGTTTTTTGCAGTAATATTTGTCCTTTTTTTTATTTTGCTAACAAAAAAATCATTAAAAATATCTCTCAAATCACTTTTAAAATTTCTATTTACCGGTATTATTATCGCATTACATTGGATCGCTTTTTTCTCAGCTATAAAAATAGCAAATGTTTCAATTGCTTTAGTAGCTATGAGCACAGGAGCCTTGTTTGCTTCACTTATTGAGCCTCTTTTTTTTAAAAGACAACTCAACTATCTAGAATTATTTTTTGGTATGCTAGTTATAATTGGCTTATACATTATTTTTAATGTAGAAAAGCAATACACCCTAGGAATAATTTACGCCCTAATCGCTTCATTTTTATCTGCCTTATTTACTGTTTTAAACGGATTATATGTAAAGAAACACGAAGCCGAAGTAATTACGTTTTATCAATTATTTTTTGGCGTTGTATTTATAACCATATATATATTACTTTCAAGTACATTTACAATTGAAGATTTTTATTTGAGTATTTCAGATGTTGTTTATCTTCTAATTCTAAGTAGCATTTGTACTGCCTATGCTTTTGTTGTTTCAGTTAAAATAATGAAATTTTTAACACCCTACACCGTAATGTTGACTGTTAATTTAGAACCTGTTTATGGTATTATATTAGCTGTATTAATATTTGGAGATAAAGAAAAAATGAATCCGCAATTTTACATTGGTGCCTTATTGATTATTGCTACTGTTATTATTAATGGAGCCTTAAAAAATAAAAAAAACACTTAA
- a CDS encoding TlpA family protein disulfide reductase, producing MKKIIWLIVALPLLVISCKNNNKVGDYVAIKGKLKSGDVEKITIQGRGYSKDIEVDKNGAFSDTLKITNGVFAMVNGNDRITLFLKNGYNLNLEFKGDKFSDGIVYTGKGAVTNNFMEDKRSFYMSDLANPKTYFKLDKEAYKAKVAEAKSILKGFKDKAKNLDSIIDKADARNDAMFFGYIDSNYEKMHSNMVKFAKGKVSPVFKNYENSNGGTTSLKDLRGKYVYLDIWATWCAPCKAEIPYLKALEKEFRGKNIEFVSISVDKPNAHKTWKEMVKNEELGGIQLFADNNFESEFIVEYGINSIPRFILLDPEGNIVDADAVRPSNPKLKELLKELGI from the coding sequence ATGAAAAAAATAATTTGGCTTATAGTAGCACTACCATTACTAGTTATATCTTGTAAAAATAATAATAAGGTTGGAGATTATGTAGCAATAAAAGGGAAACTTAAATCTGGAGATGTTGAAAAAATTACAATTCAAGGAAGAGGATATTCTAAAGATATTGAGGTTGATAAAAACGGTGCATTTTCAGATACATTAAAAATAACTAATGGTGTTTTTGCCATGGTAAATGGGAATGATAGAATTACGTTATTTTTGAAGAATGGATATAATTTAAATTTAGAGTTTAAAGGCGATAAATTTTCTGATGGTATTGTTTATACAGGAAAAGGTGCAGTAACAAATAATTTTATGGAAGATAAACGTTCATTTTATATGAGTGATTTGGCAAACCCTAAAACCTATTTTAAATTAGATAAAGAAGCATATAAAGCTAAAGTTGCTGAAGCAAAATCTATTTTAAAAGGATTTAAAGATAAGGCGAAAAACTTAGATTCAATAATTGATAAGGCTGATGCTAGAAATGATGCTATGTTTTTTGGATACATAGATTCAAATTATGAAAAAATGCACAGTAACATGGTGAAATTTGCAAAAGGGAAAGTATCTCCAGTTTTTAAAAATTATGAAAACAGTAATGGAGGTACAACTTCATTAAAAGATTTAAGGGGTAAATATGTTTATTTAGATATTTGGGCAACTTGGTGTGCACCGTGTAAAGCAGAAATACCTTATTTGAAAGCATTAGAAAAAGAGTTTAGAGGGAAAAATATTGAGTTTGTAAGTATTTCGGTTGATAAACCTAATGCCCATAAAACTTGGAAAGAAATGGTAAAAAATGAAGAACTAGGAGGAATACAATTATTTGCTGATAATAATTTTGAATCTGAATTTATTGTAGAATATGGAATCAATTCCATTCCAAGATTTATTTTGTTAGATCCTGAAGGGAATATTGTTGATGCTGATGCTGTTAGACCTTCAAATCCTAAGTTGAAGGAATTGTTAAAAGAATTAGGAATATAG